In Coregonus clupeaformis isolate EN_2021a chromosome 7, ASM2061545v1, whole genome shotgun sequence, one genomic interval encodes:
- the plag1 gene encoding zinc finger protein PLAG1 — MATGTQGHLDHVPDKARLAAATGRRKRVEGGKPRKNFPCQLCEKAFNSVEKLKVHSYSHTGERPYRCSHQDCTKAFVSKYKLQRHMATHSSEKTHKCTYCEKMFHRKDHLKNHLHTHDPNKEAFACQECGKSYNTKLGFKRHLALHAANSGDLTCQVCLQPFASTGLLLEHLKTHAGKSSGGTKEKKHRCEHCERRFYTRKDVRRHMVVHTGRKDFLCQYCAQRFGRKDHLTRHMKKSHARELLRVKTEPADSLDLPFSCGLAGGVKGELATISAPHRQLQLNLYGSPLLPQHHCPTMPPLDTEPNPPNPFSLKYQLGSNLTSYSVSTLEREQHLKGELETYLMELQSGMPSSSAEGAQLSSASKLELDSQVGSLDETSPDEASLSKISAAAAVGESLASSSLLDFSQLFNFLPLNSPPYGHQVTAGGGLGGVPFPPEEALSLVQLPPQSPDSHEATGSGEDVSPLHSLSSSYTSNLSTTTTLPRFHQAFQ; from the exons ATGGCCACGGGAACCCAGGGGCACCTAGACCACGTTCCGGATAAAGCCAGGCTCGCGGCGGCCACAGGGAGGCGCAAGAGAGTGGAGGGGGGCAAGCCCAGGAAGAACTTCCCCTGTCAGCTGTGCGAGAAGGCTTTCAACAGTGTGGAGAAGCTAAAGGTGCACTCCTActcacacacaggagagagaccgtACCGGTGCTCCCATCAGGACTGCACCAAGGCCTTTGTCTCCAAATACAAGCTGCAACG GCATATGGCGACACACTCGTCGGAGAAAACCCacaagtgtacttactgtgagaAAATGTTCCACCGCAAGGATCATTTGAAGAACCACCTGCACACTCACGACCCCAACAAGGAGGCCTTCGCCTGCCAGGAGTGCGGCAAGAGCTACAACACTAAGCTGGGCTTCAAGCGTCACCTGGCCCTTCACGCGGCCAACAGCGGAGACCTCACCTGCCAGGTGTGCCTGCAGCCATTCGCCAGCACCGGCCTGCTCCTGGAGCACCTTAAGACCCATGCCGGCAAGTCCTCGGGCGGCACCAAAGAGAAGAAACACCGGTGCGAGCATTGTGAGCGCCGCTTCTACACGCGCAAGGATGTGCGCCGCCACATGGTGGTGCACACGGGCCGCAAGGACTTCCTGTGCCAGTACTGCGCCCAGCGCTTTGGCAGGAAGGACCACCTTACGCGCCACATGAAGAAGAGCCACGCCCGCGAGCTGCTGAGGGTCAAGACGGAGCCGGCCGATTCGCTGGATTTGCCCTTCTCCTGCGGGCTAGCCGGAGGCGTCAAGGGCGAGCTGGCCACCATATCAGCGCCGCACAGGCAGCTCCAGCTCAACCTGTACGGCAGCCCTCTCCTGCCCCAGCACCACTGCCCCACCATGCCTCCCCTGGACACAGAGCCCAACCCCCCAAACCCCTTCTCCCTAAAGTACCAGCTGGGTTCTAACCTTACCTCATACTCCGTCTCCACTCTGGAGAGGGAGCAGCATCTAAAGGGAGAACTGGAGACGTATCTGATGGAACTGCAGAGCGGCATGCCCTCCTCCTCGGCCGAGGGGGCTCAGCTATCCTCCGCCTCCAAACTGGAGTTGGACTCCCAGGTGGGCTCATTGGACGAGACCTCGCCCGACGAGGCGTCTCTGTCCAAAATCTCGGCAGCGGCGGCAGTGGGCGAGTCGCTGGCCTCCTCCTCGTTGCTCGACTTCTCACAGCTCTTCAACTTCCTGCCCTTGAACAGCCCTCCTTATGGGCACCAGGTGACAGCTGGCGGGGGTCTAGGCGGAGTCCCCTTCCCGCCAGAGGAGGCGCTGTCACTCGTCCAGCTGCCGCCCCAGTCCCCGGATTCCCACGAGGCGACAGGGAGCGGGGAGGATGTAAGCCCCCTCCACAGCCTCTCTTCCTCCTACACCTCTAACCTGAGCACAACCACCACGCTGCCCCGCTTTCACCAGGCCTTCCAGTGA
- the chchd7 gene encoding coiled-coil-helix-coiled-coil-helix domain-containing protein 7, with the protein MDKNVRKLRSKDINPCIEESDGSQKCLDANNYDKNMCSAYFLRYKNCRKYWHNIMVNRRQDGVKPDMPTAEERQQILAAIGGKPY; encoded by the exons ATGGACAAAAACGTGCGGAAGCTTCGAAGTAAAGATATAAACCCATGCATTGAA GAAAGCGATGGCTCTCAGAAATGTTTGGATGCCAAtaactatgataagaacatgtgttcTGCATATTTTCTGAGATACAAAAACTGCAGAAAATACTGG CACAACATCATGGTGAATCGGAGACAAGACGGCGTGAAGCCTGACATGCCCACTGCTGAGGAGCGCCAGCAGATACTAGCTGCCATTGGAGGCAAGCCCTACTGA